The following coding sequences are from one Bacillaceae bacterium S4-13-56 window:
- a CDS encoding 4Fe-4S dicluster domain-containing protein: METKKPRYGMAIDLEKCMGCHTCSISCKMQNNVPDGMLWNRVLTEGGGDDIDRAGGVYPHLEMNYRPVACMHCDNAPCIKVCPVGATYMDDNGRVLVDYDKCIGCRYCMAACPYKVRTFNWQEPERMTGFNYGDAEVPVRPKGVVEKCTFCKERTDQGLEPACVESCPSEARVFGDLNDPDSLVSKLIKSRTSERLLEHLGTEPKVHYLR; the protein is encoded by the coding sequence ATGGAAACAAAGAAACCGCGTTATGGAATGGCGATTGATCTTGAAAAGTGCATGGGATGCCATACATGCTCTATTTCTTGTAAAATGCAGAATAATGTACCGGATGGAATGCTCTGGAATCGAGTGTTAACTGAGGGTGGCGGGGATGATATAGACCGTGCCGGTGGTGTATATCCGCATCTGGAGATGAATTATCGTCCTGTTGCCTGTATGCACTGTGATAATGCACCTTGTATCAAAGTTTGTCCAGTTGGCGCAACCTATATGGATGATAATGGAAGAGTATTGGTTGATTATGATAAATGTATTGGCTGTCGTTACTGTATGGCTGCATGTCCATATAAAGTCAGGACTTTTAATTGGCAGGAACCTGAACGTATGACCGGGTTTAACTATGGAGATGCTGAAGTTCCAGTAAGACCTAAAGGTGTCGTTGAAAAATGTACCTTCTGCAAAGAAAGAACAGATCAAGGGTTAGAACCAGCTTGTGTAGAATCTTGTCCTTCTGAAGCACGTGTTTTCGGCGATTTAAATGATCCTGATAGTTTAGTTTCTAAGCTAATTAAATCCAGAACATCCGAACGTCTACTAGAACATTTGGGAACAGAACCCAAAGTTCATTATCTACGTTAA
- a CDS encoding spore germination protein, producing MKKLTDWVNEVKNNQDKMKEKNVATKEMKTDIKTGPSISPSLSDNLDTIRKDLGNSTDVIFREFNLGEKDHRKIGVIYTDGLADSTTVQEFVLKTLMIDIRDVHLENTNFETATLDLLEKYSLTGGELKKVYDLKKVKSHILSGDTVLLFDGETIGLTVGTKGWMQRGVEEPSSQTVVRGPKEGFTESLRTNTALIRRKIKSDNLWIEQMQIGKETQTDIAILYMNGIVNEKILKELKERLNRIDTDGVLESAMLEEFIQDETFTPFPTIFNTERPDIAASGLLEGRIVIIVDGTPFVLLAPAVFIQFMQSSEDYYQRADIASATRLLRYVTFMLALLVPSAYIAVTTFHQEMLPTTLLVSLAAQREGVPFPAFFEAIMMEITFEVLREAGIRMPRAVGSAISIVGALVLGQAAVEAGIVSNVMVIVVALTAISSFIIPSYNLAISVRLLRFLFMILAASFGLFGIILGIIILVSHLTSLRSFGVPYLSPMAPSSKGGKKDSLIRLPKWALSSRPSLISQNNIVREKTPAPEPKDSSRESDNSQSGEPSS from the coding sequence ATGAAAAAGTTAACCGACTGGGTAAATGAAGTTAAAAATAATCAAGATAAAATGAAAGAAAAGAATGTGGCAACAAAAGAAATGAAGACAGATATAAAAACAGGACCTTCTATTTCACCATCATTATCGGATAACTTAGATACGATTAGAAAAGATTTAGGTAATAGTACAGATGTCATATTTAGAGAATTTAACCTTGGTGAAAAAGATCATCGAAAAATAGGGGTTATTTATACAGATGGTCTTGCTGATTCTACTACTGTACAAGAATTTGTATTAAAAACGTTAATGATTGACATAAGGGACGTCCACTTAGAAAATACAAACTTTGAAACAGCTACTTTGGATTTATTAGAAAAGTATTCGCTTACAGGCGGAGAATTGAAAAAGGTTTATGATTTAAAAAAGGTTAAAAGTCATATTTTATCTGGTGATACCGTTTTATTGTTTGATGGAGAGACGATTGGACTTACAGTTGGCACAAAAGGGTGGATGCAGCGAGGAGTGGAAGAGCCCTCCTCACAAACTGTTGTGAGGGGTCCAAAAGAAGGGTTTACAGAATCACTCCGAACAAATACAGCCCTTATTCGAAGGAAGATTAAGAGTGATAACCTTTGGATTGAACAGATGCAGATTGGTAAAGAAACACAAACAGATATAGCCATTTTATATATGAACGGTATTGTAAATGAAAAGATTTTAAAGGAATTAAAAGAGCGTCTAAATCGTATTGATACGGATGGTGTCTTGGAAAGTGCAATGCTAGAAGAGTTCATTCAAGATGAAACATTTACACCCTTTCCTACCATTTTTAATACTGAACGACCTGATATTGCAGCTTCAGGGTTGTTAGAAGGAAGAATAGTCATTATTGTAGATGGAACGCCTTTTGTTTTGCTTGCACCTGCAGTATTTATACAGTTTATGCAGTCGAGTGAGGATTATTATCAGCGTGCTGACATAGCTAGTGCTACCCGCCTATTACGTTATGTGACTTTTATGTTAGCCTTACTTGTTCCCTCTGCTTATATAGCAGTTACAACCTTTCATCAAGAAATGTTACCTACTACTTTACTTGTAAGCCTGGCTGCACAAAGAGAAGGTGTTCCTTTCCCGGCTTTTTTTGAAGCCATTATGATGGAAATAACGTTTGAGGTATTGCGTGAAGCTGGCATTAGAATGCCAAGAGCTGTAGGTTCTGCTATATCGATTGTTGGAGCCCTAGTGTTGGGACAAGCTGCGGTGGAAGCGGGAATTGTTTCAAATGTTATGGTGATTGTGGTTGCATTAACTGCCATAAGTAGTTTTATTATACCATCATACAATTTAGCAATATCTGTACGTTTATTGCGTTTTTTGTTTATGATATTAGCTGCATCTTTTGGATTGTTTGGAATTATTTTGGGCATAATCATTTTGGTTAGTCATTTAACCAGTTTACGCTCATTTGGCGTTCCCTATTTGTCGCCTATGGCTCCGTCGAGTAAAGGTGGAAAAAAGGATTCACTTATTCGCTTGCCTAAGTGGGCATTATCTTCAAGACCTAGTCTAATTTCTCAGAATAATATTGTCCGTGAAAAGACTCCTGCTCCTGAACCTAAAGATTCATCAAGGGAGTCAGATAACTCGCAGAGTGGGGAGCCATCATCATGA
- a CDS encoding Ger(x)C family spore germination protein: MKNGFMMLFILLLLFILSGCWDKRELNELAILTGLAIDKEDEEYKITAQVLNPGEIAGKTQSTRVSVSTYETTGRSVFEALRSLTLTSPRKLYLSHLRIVVLGEELAAQGIEKTLDFLSRDHEVRTDYFIVVSKEKDASSILEVLTPIDKIPTSKIFNSIEASEKSWAPTKGVDLEDLIARLSSEGVNPVLTGVKVEGDIDIGGGLPNVERIPSPSVISLDYLGVFKKDKLVGWLNKNESKAFNYITDNVTNTVSVEKCEGGNVTLEIYETKTDVKVAEANGMPKITVKVESDVSIGEVRCNKNILGEDKLKELAEKLDKQLREILNEGLTKAKELQTDIFGFGEQIHKQNPKLWNRVKENWNEEGFVQLDVQIESQYNIRRTGTIKESFQWKAGGD, encoded by the coding sequence ATGAAAAATGGATTTATGATGTTATTCATTTTACTGTTACTATTCATCTTATCTGGGTGTTGGGACAAGCGGGAATTAAATGAACTAGCCATCCTAACCGGTTTAGCAATTGATAAAGAAGATGAAGAATATAAAATAACTGCACAAGTGTTGAACCCAGGGGAGATTGCCGGAAAAACACAGTCAACCCGTGTGTCTGTATCAACATATGAAACAACAGGAAGAAGTGTGTTTGAAGCCTTACGATCCCTTACTTTAACAAGTCCTAGGAAATTGTACTTATCCCATCTTAGGATAGTTGTCTTAGGTGAAGAACTAGCAGCACAAGGAATCGAAAAAACACTTGATTTTTTGTCTAGAGATCATGAAGTACGAACAGACTATTTTATTGTTGTTTCAAAAGAAAAGGATGCTTCTAGTATTTTGGAAGTCCTAACGCCGATTGACAAAATACCGACAAGTAAAATCTTTAATTCTATAGAAGCATCCGAAAAATCCTGGGCTCCAACAAAAGGAGTTGACTTAGAAGATTTAATTGCAAGGCTTTCCTCTGAGGGAGTTAACCCTGTTTTAACAGGGGTAAAAGTAGAAGGTGATATTGATATTGGAGGAGGACTACCAAATGTTGAAAGGATTCCTTCTCCTTCAGTCATAAGTTTAGATTACTTAGGGGTATTTAAGAAAGATAAGCTTGTAGGGTGGTTAAACAAGAATGAAAGTAAGGCATTTAATTATATCACTGACAACGTTACTAATACGGTTAGTGTTGAAAAATGTGAAGGAGGCAATGTCACTCTAGAAATTTATGAAACCAAAACGGACGTAAAAGTAGCAGAGGCTAATGGCATGCCTAAGATAACCGTAAAGGTGGAGTCTGATGTATCGATTGGAGAGGTGAGATGTAACAAAAACATACTAGGTGAAGACAAACTCAAAGAATTGGCAGAGAAATTGGACAAACAATTAAGAGAAATATTAAATGAGGGACTTACCAAAGCTAAAGAGTTACAAACAGATATCTTTGGTTTTGGCGAACAGATTCATAAACAAAACCCTAAACTTTGGAATAGGGTGAAGGAAAACTGGAATGAAGAAGGATTTGTTCAGTTAGATGTACAAATTGAATCTCAATACAATATTCGAAGAACCGGGACAATTAAGGAGTCATTTCAATGGAAAGCTGGTGGTGATTAA
- a CDS encoding molecular chaperone TorD family protein, producing the protein MDQNLNEMDQERSRIYELFGRLWLELPQKELVVQSQEGFWKGFPVPVDNDQMTRGIDELLKWSEASKNYSVEETVTELRSDYAKLFIGPATVEAPPWESVYRSKRKNVFGLQTYAVRDFFHRFGLELTRKNQEPDDHIGLELLFMSYLIDCISNQKFEEQELIKAQSQFLEEHILTWISDFSNDVQKNANTPFYKGLALLCEGFVTMDKQNLQVLI; encoded by the coding sequence ATGGATCAAAATCTGAATGAAATGGATCAAGAACGTAGTAGAATTTATGAACTTTTTGGCCGCTTATGGTTAGAGCTCCCACAAAAGGAATTAGTAGTTCAAAGTCAAGAAGGATTTTGGAAAGGATTTCCCGTACCTGTTGATAATGATCAAATGACAAGGGGAATAGATGAACTATTAAAGTGGTCGGAAGCTAGCAAAAATTATTCCGTGGAAGAAACAGTTACAGAGTTGCGAAGTGATTACGCAAAGCTTTTTATCGGACCAGCTACCGTCGAAGCTCCTCCTTGGGAATCAGTATATAGATCAAAAAGAAAAAATGTTTTTGGATTACAGACCTATGCAGTCAGGGATTTCTTCCATAGATTTGGTCTTGAGCTCACTCGAAAGAACCAAGAACCCGATGACCATATCGGATTAGAGTTACTTTTTATGTCATATCTGATTGACTGTATTTCAAATCAAAAGTTTGAAGAACAAGAATTAATAAAAGCGCAATCCCAATTTTTGGAGGAACATATCTTAACCTGGATTTCTGATTTTTCCAATGATGTTCAAAAAAATGCAAATACTCCTTTTTATAAAGGATTAGCACTATTGTGTGAAGGATTTGTTACCATGGATAAGCAGAACCTTCAAGTGTTAATTTAA
- a CDS encoding molybdopterin-dependent oxidoreductase has protein sequence MEVSRRKFLTGATGTLGLSLFGGFTLKKKWFKEVNAASNATSPEEKILYLAHHPHCGNRHHMKVTARNGKLVKIQPHTLKNGEKPKLCTGICLRGGSEIERVYSPDRLKTPMRRVGERGEGKFEPISWDEAIDTIASKFQEIKDEYGGQSILFQSSVSPQYKFPFLTGYFNMQSGNPGGIDIGIANGLWQVVGQSFYGSGQNDVTDLENSKVIILWGKNTLETTLSVTAPYIMDAKKNGTKVILIDPNHTPTATKVDQWIPIQPGTDSALVWALIHVILKNNWFNDEYVRKYTTLPYLVRSDNRELLRESDIIAGGDEQKFVVWNQVTNSAQVDGDQVIASLEGNFEVNGIKVNTVFSLLKDMANQYTPEKVSETVDIKPEVINELAKDYATNGPAALVLGFGMDRWYHADTTGRLLGFLAGLTGNIGTVGGGVGISQPTWSGRLGSWPIPQEFATTKGGKLLAELRESDEIKAIFVQGNTLQQRYPDIEKTIEWVKKLDFVVTVDIFNNFSAQCADIILPASSNFENESETGHLRIEQGYVMLDDKVIDPLFESKTDFQIEQEFAKKLGYSHLLPKDMKEYAKTLLATSNDPALKGITYDELRKNENILRLNVPNEPYRLFTDKKFPTKSGKLEFYQEEYLPEKLELPDYEEPFEASPNNALFDKYPLIYGTYHSRFTAHSEFTNARWLQQIRPEPLVLMNPKDADKRGFKNGDYVRVFNDRGSFTARYQSANDMRPGMICMNHGWWPKAYKEGSFQSVTHSFVNSRQWKTTFGPVYGLYDVLVDVQKA, from the coding sequence ATGGAGGTTTCGAGACGTAAATTTTTAACAGGTGCCACTGGAACACTTGGACTAAGCCTTTTTGGAGGTTTTACGTTAAAAAAGAAGTGGTTTAAAGAAGTAAATGCAGCAAGTAATGCAACGTCTCCTGAAGAGAAAATTCTATATTTAGCTCACCATCCGCACTGTGGGAATCGTCATCATATGAAAGTTACTGCGCGTAACGGTAAGTTGGTGAAAATACAACCGCATACATTAAAAAACGGTGAAAAACCAAAACTTTGCACAGGGATATGTCTAAGGGGAGGTTCTGAGATCGAGCGTGTGTATAGCCCCGATCGACTTAAGACCCCTATGAGACGAGTAGGAGAAAGAGGAGAAGGAAAATTTGAACCGATTTCTTGGGATGAGGCAATCGATACCATCGCCTCTAAGTTCCAAGAAATTAAAGATGAGTATGGGGGCCAATCTATTCTGTTCCAATCCTCTGTCAGTCCGCAATACAAGTTTCCGTTTTTGACAGGATACTTTAACATGCAGTCAGGGAATCCGGGAGGAATAGATATTGGTATTGCCAATGGACTATGGCAGGTAGTAGGTCAAAGCTTTTATGGTAGTGGTCAGAATGATGTTACAGATCTTGAAAACTCAAAAGTAATTATACTGTGGGGGAAAAATACACTTGAAACAACACTAAGTGTCACTGCTCCTTATATTATGGATGCCAAGAAAAACGGAACTAAGGTTATCCTGATCGATCCGAATCATACTCCTACAGCTACCAAAGTGGATCAATGGATTCCTATTCAACCTGGAACGGATAGTGCTTTGGTGTGGGCTTTAATTCATGTCATTTTGAAAAATAATTGGTTTAATGATGAATACGTTAGAAAATATACCACTCTTCCTTACTTGGTAAGATCTGATAACCGAGAACTCTTAAGAGAAAGTGATATTATTGCCGGAGGGGATGAGCAAAAATTTGTTGTTTGGAATCAAGTAACAAATTCAGCTCAAGTAGATGGAGACCAAGTAATAGCCTCATTAGAAGGGAACTTCGAGGTTAATGGAATTAAAGTGAACACCGTATTCTCTTTATTAAAAGATATGGCCAATCAATATACCCCGGAAAAAGTTTCTGAAACTGTTGATATTAAGCCCGAAGTAATCAATGAGTTAGCAAAGGATTATGCTACAAATGGTCCAGCTGCCTTGGTTCTTGGCTTTGGTATGGATCGTTGGTACCACGCCGATACAACAGGTCGTCTCCTAGGGTTTTTAGCTGGATTAACTGGAAACATTGGAACGGTTGGGGGAGGGGTTGGAATCAGTCAACCTACGTGGTCTGGACGTTTGGGCTCATGGCCAATCCCACAGGAATTTGCTACTACAAAAGGTGGAAAGCTTCTTGCAGAATTACGCGAAAGTGACGAGATTAAAGCTATCTTTGTTCAAGGAAATACTCTACAACAACGTTATCCTGATATTGAGAAGACAATCGAATGGGTTAAAAAATTAGATTTTGTCGTAACTGTAGACATCTTTAACAACTTTAGTGCCCAATGTGCGGATATTATCCTTCCGGCCAGCTCTAATTTTGAAAATGAATCTGAGACCGGGCATCTTAGAATTGAACAAGGGTATGTCATGCTAGATGATAAGGTAATTGATCCCTTATTCGAGAGCAAAACTGATTTTCAAATTGAACAAGAATTTGCCAAAAAGTTAGGTTATAGCCATCTTCTGCCTAAGGATATGAAGGAATATGCTAAAACACTTCTGGCCACTTCTAATGATCCGGCCTTGAAGGGGATTACTTACGATGAACTGCGCAAAAACGAGAATATTTTACGCTTGAATGTACCAAATGAACCATACAGGCTCTTTACTGATAAGAAATTCCCAACAAAGAGTGGAAAATTAGAATTTTATCAGGAAGAATACTTGCCGGAAAAATTGGAACTTCCGGATTATGAGGAACCATTTGAGGCTTCTCCTAACAATGCGCTTTTTGATAAGTATCCTTTAATTTATGGAACTTATCATTCTCGCTTTACAGCTCATTCGGAATTTACCAATGCACGTTGGTTGCAACAAATACGGCCTGAGCCACTTGTGCTCATGAACCCAAAGGACGCTGATAAAAGAGGATTTAAGAATGGCGATTACGTACGCGTCTTTAACGATAGAGGGAGTTTTACAGCAAGATATCAGAGTGCCAATGATATGAGACCAGGAATGATTTGTATGAATCATGGATGGTGGCCAAAAGCCTATAAAGAAGGTTCTTTCCAAAGTGTCACTCACTCTTTTGTGAACTCAAGACAATGGAAGACAACATTTGGTCCCGTCTATGGTCTCTACGATGTATTAGTGGATGTACAAAAGGCATAG
- the nrfD gene encoding NrfD/PsrC family molybdoenzyme membrane anchor subunit — protein MNNLNYKVWLGSVSLLSIAAFGTWFYQINQGLIVTGMDNITSWGLYIISFMFLVGLSAGGLIVSSSATVFNIPSFKKVSKPAILLSTVCIILAALLILVDLGSPQRFLNLLIYGRIGSPLIWDVIVITIYLSISLIYLFLITRPKPNEKLLKIMSFVALPVAVLVHSVTAWIFGLQIAQPTWNSALMAPLFVASALDSGLALLLVVLIAMNKFTKFKTDKGLIATLGGLLAVFISVDIFMVLSETLTMSFPRQAEEMEYVHLLLTGRLAPFFWGQLLLGGLIPFLILAFKRNRQRSGLIVLASIFVVIGVFFKRVWLLLSSLSLPLIHGAPGVTLGRWEDPSLSGVGPDIWAMIGNYSPTWAEITIFVGMLGFGGLLFTLGYNYLIAGHRHQKTKDSKQPIDEGLNVS, from the coding sequence ATGAATAATCTGAATTATAAAGTGTGGCTCGGTAGTGTATCTTTACTTTCAATTGCTGCTTTTGGTACCTGGTTTTATCAAATTAACCAAGGGTTGATTGTGACTGGTATGGATAATATAACTTCTTGGGGATTGTATATTATTTCATTTATGTTCCTTGTAGGACTTTCTGCTGGTGGTCTGATTGTATCTTCATCAGCAACGGTATTTAATATCCCGTCCTTTAAGAAAGTGTCTAAACCAGCAATATTATTATCTACAGTTTGCATTATTTTAGCAGCTTTGCTCATTTTAGTTGATCTGGGTAGTCCCCAACGCTTCCTAAATCTATTGATTTATGGAAGAATAGGTTCTCCCTTAATTTGGGATGTTATTGTCATAACAATTTATCTATCCATTTCACTGATATATTTGTTCTTAATAACTAGACCCAAACCGAATGAAAAGTTACTAAAGATTATGTCGTTTGTTGCGCTTCCAGTTGCGGTATTGGTCCATTCCGTTACGGCTTGGATTTTTGGATTGCAGATAGCTCAGCCAACATGGAATAGTGCTTTAATGGCTCCTCTTTTTGTTGCTTCAGCATTAGACTCAGGCCTAGCTTTATTGCTTGTTGTTTTAATTGCCATGAATAAATTTACGAAATTCAAGACAGACAAAGGATTAATCGCAACTTTAGGAGGTCTTTTGGCAGTATTTATTTCAGTAGATATTTTTATGGTGTTGTCTGAAACATTAACGATGTCTTTCCCAAGACAAGCGGAAGAGATGGAGTATGTTCATTTGTTATTAACGGGTAGGCTTGCACCGTTCTTTTGGGGGCAATTATTGCTAGGCGGTTTAATCCCATTCTTGATTCTGGCCTTTAAACGAAACCGTCAGAGAAGCGGCCTTATCGTTTTAGCATCCATATTTGTGGTTATCGGTGTGTTTTTCAAAAGGGTTTGGCTATTACTTTCTTCCCTGTCCCTCCCTTTAATTCATGGAGCGCCTGGTGTGACCTTAGGAAGATGGGAAGATCCTTCTTTATCGGGAGTTGGACCAGATATTTGGGCAATGATAGGCAATTATTCTCCGACATGGGCAGAGATTACAATTTTTGTTGGAATGCTTGGATTTGGGGGATTGCTCTTTACACTAGGATATAATTATTTGATTGCGGGACATCGTCATCAAAAAACTAAAGATTCAAAACAACCGATTGACGAAGGACTCAATGTTTCTTAG
- a CDS encoding endospore germination permease — protein sequence MLGSSKEKISEKQLTNMITLFTIGSAILFTPSLLANAAKQDAWISAIVATVIALFLVLFYSKLHELYPKKSYFECTTYVLGKWVGGVIIFITYMYLFLLCSILLWDIGDFLKTQILVQTPIQVIHILFMLTVIYTIRLGIENVGRTSEIFLPWVLGLFFLLCIFLIGSLEKENLLPYIEKGIKPVIHGSYYLLAFPYLELFVFLMITPYVNKEAKVKKSFLQGTLIGGLLLTTVTFLCILVLGSDVTIRNMFPVYLLGKKVSIGEFLERLEVIIAIIWFLSIYFKLAILFYILVASLSDFVRAKDYRPITLPLGMLIVVMVPIMFTSTMQFASFDKEVFFPLTYIVGFLLPLMVYIAGKIKLKKENRV from the coding sequence ATGTTAGGCTCATCCAAGGAAAAGATTAGCGAAAAACAACTTACCAATATGATTACTTTGTTTACAATTGGTAGTGCCATTTTGTTTACCCCTTCTTTGTTAGCCAATGCAGCAAAACAAGATGCTTGGATTTCTGCAATTGTTGCCACAGTTATAGCACTATTTTTAGTGCTGTTTTATTCAAAGCTTCATGAGTTGTACCCTAAGAAAAGTTACTTTGAATGTACCACCTATGTTTTAGGCAAGTGGGTTGGTGGGGTAATAATTTTCATCACTTATATGTACTTGTTTTTACTATGCTCGATCCTTCTTTGGGATATAGGAGATTTTTTAAAAACACAAATTTTAGTTCAAACACCAATACAAGTAATCCACATTCTATTTATGCTAACCGTTATTTATACGATAAGACTTGGTATAGAAAACGTTGGGCGTACTTCTGAGATCTTTTTACCGTGGGTATTAGGCTTATTTTTTCTTTTATGCATATTTTTAATCGGGTCATTAGAGAAAGAGAACTTACTTCCCTATATTGAAAAAGGTATAAAGCCAGTGATACATGGTAGCTACTATCTGTTAGCGTTTCCGTACTTGGAATTATTCGTATTTCTAATGATTACACCCTATGTTAATAAAGAAGCAAAAGTAAAAAAATCCTTTTTACAAGGTACACTTATAGGAGGATTATTATTGACTACCGTAACATTCCTTTGTATTCTCGTGTTGGGTTCAGATGTTACGATTAGAAATATGTTTCCTGTTTATTTATTGGGTAAAAAGGTGAGTATAGGAGAGTTTTTAGAAAGGTTAGAAGTGATCATTGCCATCATATGGTTTTTAAGTATTTACTTTAAATTAGCAATACTATTCTATATTTTAGTAGCTAGCTTAAGTGATTTTGTAAGAGCAAAAGATTATAGACCCATTACCTTACCATTAGGAATGTTGATAGTTGTAATGGTACCCATTATGTTTACGAGCACAATGCAATTTGCTAGTTTTGATAAAGAAGTGTTCTTTCCCTTAACATATATTGTGGGATTTCTGCTACCTCTAATGGTTTATATTGCCGGGAAAATAAAGCTTAAAAAAGAAAATCGGGTATGA
- a CDS encoding MFS transporter yields the protein MKKQNSRYRWVVFGSVLFTYLLMSSQRTAPGLITDQLMVDFGVTASIIGLVTSVQFFVYTALQIPMGVLADRYGPNFFLIIGAILTGLGIIIYSNSTHIIVLFLARILTGIGDATIWVNMVSIMSQWLNRKEFIRLIGVAGMAGSLGFLLATLPVSTMIVWFGWRNVFLFGGVLLSLFGILLYFVLIKKPKQLFPEVFVVEKELQREKTFDLLRKVLSNRQPWALFFCHFGIVGGYIGFIGSWAVPYGIDVYRMTRTNASQLIMISLLGALIGAPLISWVSSKLENIKKPYLIFYLITILCWLAILLFNGKPPLYLLFTLFFVMGFSFGANSLTFAFVRQYFPIKESGIVTGIANTGGFLSAVLLPSVFGYILDYFHSVSGSMIDGYYNGFVTPFLFSIIGLFGLISMKEQPHGGGV from the coding sequence TTGAAAAAACAAAACAGTAGGTATAGATGGGTTGTTTTTGGATCTGTATTGTTTACTTATCTATTGATGTCGAGCCAAAGAACCGCACCCGGCTTAATTACAGATCAGTTAATGGTGGACTTTGGCGTAACCGCATCAATTATTGGGTTAGTGACAAGCGTCCAGTTTTTCGTATATACGGCTCTGCAAATTCCTATGGGAGTTTTAGCTGATCGATATGGGCCAAATTTTTTCTTGATTATAGGGGCCATACTGACAGGCTTAGGAATTATTATTTATAGTAACAGTACACATATAATTGTCTTGTTTTTAGCCAGAATACTAACAGGAATAGGGGACGCAACCATTTGGGTCAATATGGTATCCATCATGAGCCAGTGGTTAAATCGAAAAGAATTCATTCGATTAATAGGTGTGGCAGGAATGGCAGGTAGCTTAGGCTTCCTTTTGGCAACACTTCCTGTTTCAACAATGATTGTTTGGTTTGGTTGGAGAAATGTATTTTTATTTGGAGGAGTCCTATTAAGTTTATTTGGTATCCTCCTTTATTTTGTTCTCATAAAGAAACCAAAACAATTGTTTCCAGAGGTATTTGTAGTAGAAAAGGAATTACAACGTGAAAAAACCTTTGATTTACTACGTAAAGTACTCTCTAATCGACAACCATGGGCATTGTTTTTTTGCCATTTTGGAATTGTTGGCGGGTACATCGGATTTATTGGTTCATGGGCGGTTCCTTATGGGATAGATGTATATAGAATGACACGTACTAACGCTAGCCAACTCATAATGATTAGTCTTTTAGGAGCACTTATTGGTGCACCTCTCATAAGTTGGGTTTCTAGTAAATTAGAAAATATCAAAAAACCTTATTTAATTTTCTACTTAATAACGATATTGTGCTGGCTTGCCATTTTATTATTTAATGGAAAGCCTCCTCTTTATTTGTTATTTACGCTTTTCTTTGTCATGGGTTTTTCATTTGGAGCTAATTCGTTAACGTTTGCTTTCGTTCGTCAATACTTTCCGATTAAAGAATCAGGAATTGTTACGGGAATTGCCAATACTGGTGGATTTCTAAGTGCTGTGTTACTCCCAAGTGTTTTTGGCTATATTTTAGATTATTTTCACTCAGTCTCAGGTAGTATGATCGATGGATATTACAATGGTTTTGTTACACCATTTCTTTTTTCAATTATTGGTTTATTTGGACTAATCTCTATGAAGGAACAGCCTCATGGAGGCGGTGTATAA